The Rhopalosiphum maidis isolate BTI-1 chromosome 2, ASM367621v3, whole genome shotgun sequence genome segment tttttgacaACATTTAGGACTTTTGAAAAGGAAGATACACATAATCAATCAGTTCTTATTAtcaaattctttattttatgctATAGATCAGGGGTGGGCAACTGGCGGCCCACGGGCCACATCCGGCTTGCAAACCTTTTTTATCTGGCCTGcggtacattttcaaattacatcaTACAATTTCATAGTCAATCGTCTATACTCTATGCTACATCtatgctaaattaaaatgcatattttgaatgacctttttttttttcactctcTATGCTATTGCAcgctaatttttaattttctaaaaattggccTGCTAATAACTTTCAGTTGCCCATCCCTGCTGTATGAATTACAACTATTTTTATCGAttatcgatatattatattatattttaaatgttatgcttgaaaaatggaataataagaccagattttataattatatcacattattattacatctgGAATGTGTAAGAtagtagatttttttattttacataaatatttgaaatacataatgttaCTAAActgactattaatattatataataattaatcatttatatttttctttagtttTTCCTAATGTTCCACCAGCACCAGGAATGCCTTGTCAAGGAGAAGAccgtaagtttttaaatttaaaatataacatgaaagctatgaataaaatatagatttttatcttatgaaatacattgataatttataggtagtatatacAGACGTGGAGCTAGAAGGTGGAGAAAACTATATCGAGTGAATGGACATATTTTTCAACCAAAAAGGTTTAACAGGGTATGTGTAATAAATGATtcctatacattttagtgttgccaaattattttaagataattaacaaattttaattaaacttttatgaattacactattattaaattttgtaaaaattcttaatgtttttttaataataaggtaCATCTATCAAAAGAATGTtgtcaatttttacaaattattgtagtaCTACTGATTCCTTTTGTGTTATtgtatcagtataatatagcttatagatatattataattaagataatacaaatatactcagttaaacattaaattcacttgtattattttatgtgttattacgcaattaatatctttttatagttctaaattatattaactatattttccaTTAGAAAGAGGTCTAAGGTCAATTAGTTTTATGTGTATCTGCAttctgtatacaataaaagtaagataaaatgtatgttgacgtttaattaaatatcaactagttattaaaaaatagtaataataattaattttataagactaTATATGTTTCTTAACAAATAAGATAAGTTTGAATGTTGTGTTCTACattctttatattaaatgctcattcaatgatttttactaaaattataaaatatgggaATATTTTGCAGTTTTTCTACTAAGCATCAAGTACATGACAATAAtttagtatgtaataataacagtgaTGTAAACAGTTTGCTTCAATTTAATCtactatttaactataatattattagttataactatttaattattattattttataaccagCGAGCATTTTGTGCATATTGTCATGATCGAATTTGGGGATTAGGACGACAAGGATTCAAATGTATTCAATGCAAATTGCTTATCCACAAAAAATGTCATAAGCTTGGTAAAAAAACTTGCACTAATGATCCTATAGTTATTGATGATACCAATGGTGACTCACAAACAtctttaagtaattataaaaatatattttatcaaaattatcatgtatatttcatgcgtataatattaatttataggtacaccTAGCTCTGATACTGCTTTGCcagatttaaaagaatattctgATCAAAATTCTGTTATTGATCAATCGGCCGATTCTGTTCCCATTGAAGATCCACAAgctaaaagtaatatttcacaataatattgttatgatattatttaatgtttaattatatttatagcagGTGATGAAGAGATTGGAGTTTCACGTCAATATTCTATTGCTGATTTTGAACTGATTAGGGTTATTGGTCGTGGAAGTTATGCTAAGGTGTTAATGGTTGAactcaaaaaaacaaaatgtatttatgctatgaaagttataaaaaaagcaCTTGTTACAGATGATGaagtaattatcatattttaattaataatagctaaaaatcattatgtatattgatgtaatgatgttaaataaataatcactaagtttatttatttacaattcaacattgaattgtattataaaggcaaatattttttaaaattaaagcaattTGCATATTACTATTTGTTTGTCAAATAACAGCcatttatcttaaatttcaTGGCATGATTGACAATCTAATTTATGAACAACCAacctctttttttttatttaacctcTTTTCTAAGTTTATTtcagtttacatattatttattatataacttctaaaatatttttttttcttgattttattatttaatttataattaatttataataaaataattacaaccattgacatattttgtattaatcaatttatactcggtgaattcaataatttgtcattattttaaaatcaatacatatacactcaaaaacaatacttttttatatttatatgttattacttattagtgtttgtataataaaattataagtttccAAGATTgtgatattttgaatattatataactggtTAGTTGGATAATAGATatgcaataattaatacatatttgtttaattttaggaTATTGATTGGGTTCAAAcagaaaaacatgtttttgaaaCTGCCTCTAACCATCCATTTTTAGTGGGTCTCCATTCTTGCTTCCAAACTGCCAgccgtttattttttgtgattgAATTTGTTCGTGGAGGTGACTTAATGTTTCATATGCAAAGGCAAAGACGTTTGCCTGAAGAACATGCTAGATTTTATGCTGCAGAAATAAGTTTAGCTTTGAATTTTTTGCATACTAAAGGTAtaatcaattgtttttaagatttaatacagtaatttttaaattaattcatcaaAGTTTTtggtatagttatttttttgatattttaattcatttgaatttcataatcaagcaaatttaaaaaaatatatctatatgtatgtAGAAAGACCAAACTAATTGAAATAATCTTTGTTGAGAGGACGTAGAAactgcatgtgttgtctctgtcttacacaTGTGagacatagcaaatttttgttcacaagtttcaatattgtactgttagttttgatattagagtgaactgatctattataaaatttaaaggtaagattatTATCTAGGACCCCACATagctttttattgatattgttatttttaagtaagttatgatctttttgaaactgtatattttaaaatgatcttaacttacttaaaaataacaataccaaTAAAAAGCTACATGGGGCCAtggataataatcttaattttaaattttataataggtcagttcactctaatatcaaaattaacagcacaatattgaaacttgtgaacgaaaatttgctatgtcgcATGTGTAAGACGAAGACAACATATGCGGTTTCTACGTCCTCTTAATGGtttgttgatttaattaatttaatttgtggaatattataaaatattattagaaaaaaaatatcaatatatttttgtactcatttttatagataaaaactaatatgttatattattaagtactaataaaatactaaataataatatagaggtAACATTGTAACAATGTGAAATTTAGTTGCctgtattatcatataaaagatATCAATAGTTACGAGCCCACAaagttaagtttaataataatggactGTTTAGGACctcattagttattacttattatttaatatttattataattattaataataatttatatgattgtCGATTATCATGAATTATGaccatttcaatatttttatattatatttatattataatttatatagaatttaaatcaaCCCAGACTCCAGTGTAAAAATGttcacttattttaatacattttcaatgtatttttttttttattattaacttaacttattAACTGAAGTTAAGTTAACAAAATTTGTTTGACAGAATAACTTTTACCTGTCTTTTTAAGATttgaaattacattattttgtatatttatggtTTAAGAGCATATTTTCAATGTAAACTTAGCAATTTTggtgcatttattttaaagcccTACTCAGagaatacctattttatatttagggtTTTGCctataaataacatactaatttattttttttattaattttattataattttcaattattttatttaaaaaaaaatttttgtacctttatgtatttatatttgatagacAAAGGTCATACTAATAATTTGGATTGGTGTTTTTCCTAtccattaatttcaattattttttaaaatctgttGGCACTTATAggacataattaataatatttatttgacaagttacctattttatattagtaaattatttcaatttaataataaatactaattgttttttattataaaaaaaactaattacacATAGGCGTATCTACAGGGGGTACAGAGTATACACTTGTACCCTCTAAGATTTCAGGTGACATCCACCATACACTCATCAAATATAGGTATTGGTATATAgtcaattatgtatatatacttagacaatagaataatattattcaaacttGCAGTTATACTAATTGTAGCTAGTATTGTATTTCACAGTAATTTTCTTATCGGGAAGTGATTAGTGACTATTAAATGCCATATTAGTTGAATTCATTGGGACATACCCAAGCCccaaaaaatacctaatagtTACCAGATACACGCTCTTTTCGTAAAAGGCCTAGACATGCCTACGATTATACACTTCagtatacttattagtaaaaaacaataaaaaaaaaattagtaaaaaattgtataaagaattataatttaaaaaagtgtatttatttatacattattatattattgtattaactttttcatttcattattatattattatttcaggtataatatatcgaGATTTAAAACTGGATAATGTACTACTTGATCATGAAGGCCATATAAAATTGACGGATTATGGAATGTGTAAAGAAGGAATAAGGCCTGGAGATACGACTTGTACATTCTGCGGTACTCCAAATTACATTGCTCCAGAAATTTTAAGAGGAGAAGATTATGgatttaggtatacatttttatttaaattctaaattgaataggtttagttataattaattattgatttcttattgttaaattaaaatcatgttgtatacttaaacataatatattatgttgaataatttaattaaatacttgatgTTAagctaatttattttgtttttcagtgTTGATTGGTGGGCTTTAGGAGTTCTTTTGTATGAAATGTTAGCTGGTAGAAGTCCATTTGATATTGCCGGAGCATCAGAAAATCCTGATCAAAATACTGAAGACTATCTATTTCAAGGTAATTTAGTACAAAtaacacttattttaaaactttttttcattgttttaaacttttttccagttattttggaaaaaactATACGTATTCCAAGATCACTCTCCGTTAAAGCAGCATCAGTTTTGaaaggatttttaaataagaatcctGTTGATCGTTTAGGCTGTAATCGAGACACAGGATTCTATGATATCATAACTCATCCATTCTTTAAATCTATTGATTGGGAAATGGTAAATCATCTTAATaactaactaaatattatcattaaccattttaaattgttatttttactaaagcacttgaaaaatgtatatgatttttagtTAGAACAAAAGCAAGTTAGTCCTCCTTATAAACCAAGATTAGATTCTGATCGTGACCTTGCAAATTTCCCACCAGAATTTACGGATGAACCTGTTCATTTAACACCTGATGATCTGTAAgtagatttaaaattgttatttattaataagtaataatcaatatatatagtgGTAATtgggtaattaaataataataaatttaagatattatgtttaagttaaaattgttatttaagtaatattaactcTTAGT includes the following:
- the LOC113551659 gene encoding atypical protein kinase C isoform X1, with the translated sequence MAWGYWSASTVSDRGKSPKRQSSSLGFYNHHVPISTPAPPSTSYYQHQSLHSTSSFGSIEDDDYHHTSTFYRRPSLGDIEFTGPGSLSLLLNQAIPPSRPRTPPPRHLYAPPTSLSLPDSCGSNMTMRQNINCFGYQSTPIVQHYPCSVHDPSPSPSISDDEDHVYATGNKYNVFPNVPPAPGMPCQGEDRSIYRRGARRWRKLYRVNGHIFQPKRFNRRAFCAYCHDRIWGLGRQGFKCIQCKLLIHKKCHKLGKKTCTNDPIVIDDTNGDSQTSLSTPSSDTALPDLKEYSDQNSVIDQSADSVPIEDPQAKTGDEEIGVSRQYSIADFELIRVIGRGSYAKVLMVELKKTKCIYAMKVIKKALVTDDEDIDWVQTEKHVFETASNHPFLVGLHSCFQTASRLFFVIEFVRGGDLMFHMQRQRRLPEEHARFYAAEISLALNFLHTKGIIYRDLKLDNVLLDHEGHIKLTDYGMCKEGIRPGDTTCTFCGTPNYIAPEILRGEDYGFSVDWWALGVLLYEMLAGRSPFDIAGASENPDQNTEDYLFQVILEKTIRIPRSLSVKAASVLKGFLNKNPVDRLGCNRDTGFYDIITHPFFKSIDWEMLEQKQVSPPYKPRLDSDRDLANFPPEFTDEPVHLTPDDLRVIEKIDQSEFEGFEYVNPLLMSQEDNV
- the LOC113551659 gene encoding atypical protein kinase C isoform X2, with protein sequence MAWGYWSASTVSDRGKSPKRQSSSLGFYNHHVPISTPAPPSTSYYQHQSLHSTSSFGSIEDDDYHHTSTFYRRPSLGDIEFTGPGSLSLLLNQAIPPSRPRTPPPRHLYAPPTSLSLPDSCGSNMTMRQNINCFGYQSTPIVQHYPCSVHDPSPSPSISDDEDHVYATGNKYNVFPNVPPAPGMPCQGEDRSIYRRGARRWRKLYRVNGHIFQPKRFNRRAFCAYCHDRIWGLGRQGFKCIQCKLLIHKKCHKLGKKTCTNDPIVIDDTNGDSQTSLSTPSSDTALPDLKEYSDQNSVIDQSADSVPIEDPQAKSDEEIGVSRQYSIADFELIRVIGRGSYAKVLMVELKKTKCIYAMKVIKKALVTDDEDIDWVQTEKHVFETASNHPFLVGLHSCFQTASRLFFVIEFVRGGDLMFHMQRQRRLPEEHARFYAAEISLALNFLHTKGIIYRDLKLDNVLLDHEGHIKLTDYGMCKEGIRPGDTTCTFCGTPNYIAPEILRGEDYGFSVDWWALGVLLYEMLAGRSPFDIAGASENPDQNTEDYLFQVILEKTIRIPRSLSVKAASVLKGFLNKNPVDRLGCNRDTGFYDIITHPFFKSIDWEMLEQKQVSPPYKPRLDSDRDLANFPPEFTDEPVHLTPDDLRVIEKIDQSEFEGFEYVNPLLMSQEDNV